A single genomic interval of Geotrypetes seraphini chromosome 1, aGeoSer1.1, whole genome shotgun sequence harbors:
- the LOC117365944 gene encoding NACHT, LRR and PYD domains-containing protein 3-like has protein sequence MLGGKDAGFLWREEEERLRQEAPRGVWPERGSSSIMFLKRNREKLIDELADDVNCILDQLLQKELITKDDYEDAAYERGPRKQVRRLLDIIDCLGEELASIFCSVCAELKERPCGKQRQVVQDRSCEYFKLALKHKQVLLRRNDCMKYYNSRHGEKIYFDDHFVNLLLIKGHYSLEIKKHELLTFGQQRIHLQKTAERLEIKIEEIFQKLTDRNAPKKILVSGVAGIGKTVCIQKILYDFSRTQAFSFDFLIHFTFRDLNLVSKPTTLRKLILMKTGHLSGVLDDIFLNSERLLIVLDGFDEFKFYNQIDVDHYVIDPDDEVGLVMILGSLLKGELLPESTVLLTSRPTVINHIPVDCIERFVIITGFSEIEIKDYFLKYFQTKEQGSEMFAFVRENHFLFTLCYIPAFCWIVCSVLKESKNLNMDQPKTVTDIYNHYLLIILKHHTHKGLFASNKSTTVLETILDLGKLAYNTLLKHETVFYTHDLEPYTSLNDLMHSFLDKTSVQNTESTEDVFSFTHFTVQEFFAALYYALEENLSVDIMELEVQNKFGLGSGYLDLFFRFLSGILSLRNQKLLLKHLNLKGSIKSDSYVSWLIEELVKHCENGAYILNLLHCLFEQQESSLASRIVPAVIRLNLSDNTFSPIDFSAVDYFCSLVQGDILELDLTATNINSGILQELQPILFRCANLCFKAIHG, from the exons ATCATCCTCAATTATGTTCCTGAAACGCAACAGAGAAAAACTTATAGATGAGCTGGCAGACGATGTCAATTGCATTCTTGACCAGTTATTGCAGAAGGAACTGATCACAAAAGATGATTATGAGGATGCAGCGTATGAGCGTGGACCCAGAAAGCAAGTGAGAAGGTTGTTGGATATCATTGATTGTCTGGGAGAGGAGCTTGCCTCAATATTCTGCTCTGTCTGTGCAGAGCTAAAAGAAAGACCTTGTGGAAAGCAAAGGCAGGTGGTGCAAGACCGTTCTTGTG AATATTTTAAGCTGGCACTGAAACACAAGCAAGTTCTCCTTAGACGGAATGACTGTATGAAGTATTATAACAGTCGGCACGGGGAGAAAATCTACTTTGATGATCATTTTGTGAATCTCTTACTTATCAAAGGCCATTATAGCCTTGAAATCAAGAAACATGAACTCCTAACTTTTGGGCAGCAACGGATCCACTTGCAGAAAACGGCGGAGAGACTCGAGATCAAAATCGAGGAGATATTTCAAAAGCTAACTGACAGGAATGCACCCAAGAAAATCCTAGTAAGTGGTGTagcaggaattggaaaaactgtttGTATCCAAAAGATTCTATATGACTTCTCAAGGACGCAGGCGTTCAGTTTTGACTTTCTGATACATTTTACTTTCAGGGATCTCAACTTAGTAAGCAAGCCAACTACCCTGAGGAAACTCATCCTTATGAAAACAGGCCACTTGTCTGGAGTGTTAGATGACATTTTTCTTAACAGTGAGCGCTTACTGATCGTTTTGGATGGTTTTGACGAATTCAAGTTTTACAATCAGATAGATGTGGATCACTATGTAATTGACCCTGATGATGAAGTAGGTTTGGTAATGATCTTGGGTAGCCTTTTAAAGGGTGAACTTCTTCCTGAGTCAACGGTCCTCTTGACTAGTAGGCCAACTGTTATCAACCATATCCCAGTTGACTGCATTGAACGCTTTGTCATCATTACCGGATTCTCTGAAATAGAAATAAAGGACTATTTTCTAAAATATTTCCAAACCAAAGAGCAAGGCAGTGAAATGTTTGCTTTTGTACGAGAAAACCATTTTTTATTCACGTTATGTTATATACCTGCGTTTTGTTGGATTGTTTGCAGTGTTCTTAAGGAAAGCAAAAACCTTAATATGGACCAACCAAAAACAGTGACTGATATTTATAACCACTATCTTCTTATAATCCTGAAGCATCATACTCATAAAGGACTCTTTGCCAGTAACAAAAGCACCACAGTGCTGGAAACAATCCTTGATCTGGGAAAACTTGCCTATAACACACTACTGAAGCACGAGACAGTGTTCTACACGCATGACTTGGAGCCTTATACTTCTTTGAACGATCTTATGCATAGTTTCCTCGACAAGACCTCTGTTCAAAACACAGAATCTACTGAAGATGTCTTCTCCTTTACCCATTTTACTGTGCAAGAGTTTTTTGCTGCACTGTACTATGCTTTAGAAGAGAATCTCTCAGTAGATATCATGGAGTTGGAAGTGCAGAATAAGTTTGGCCTCGGGTCTGGATACTTGGATTTATTTTTCAGATTCCTTTCAGGGATTTTGTCCCTGAGGAATCAAAAGCTACTTTTGAAGCATTTGAACCTGAAGGGGAGCATCAAATCGGACTCCTATGTTTCTTGGTTGATAGAAGAGCTCGTCAAACACTGTGAAAATGGAGCTTACATTTTGAACCTCCTGCACTGTTTGTTTGAGCAACAGGAAAGCTCTTTAGCCAGCAGAATAGTTCCAGCGGTAATTCGCCTTAACCTCAGCGACAACACGTTTTCACCCATCGATTTCAGTGCAGTAGACTATTTTTGCAGTCTGGTTCAGGGAGACATTCTGGAATTGGATTTAACAGCCACAAACATCAACAGTGGAATTCTACAAGAGCTGCAGCCCATTCTTTTTCGCTGTGCCAATCTCTG CTTCAAAGCAATACATGGATGA